In a single window of the Serratia quinivorans genome:
- the ubiB_1 gene encoding Probable ubiquinone biosynthesis protein UbiB has translation MTPGELRRLYLIVRVFLSYGLDELIPQMRLTLPLRVGRRLLFWMPNRHADKPLGERLRLALQELGPVWIKFGQMMSTRRDLFPPQIADQLTLLQDRVAPFDGALARKHIELAMGGPLETWFDDFDQQALASASIAQVHTARLKTTGQEVVLKVIRPDIRPIIKADVRLMYRLAAWVPKLMPDGRRLRPREVVREYEKTLLDELNLLREAANAIQLRRNFDGSPMLYVPEVYSDYCRESVLVMERIYGIPVSDIPTLEKQGTNMKLLAERGVQVFFTQVFRDSFFHADMHPGNIFVSYEHPEDPCYIGIDCGIVGSLNKDDKRYLAENFIAFFNRDYRKVAELHVDSGWVPRDTNVEDFEFAIRTVCEPIFEKPLSEISFGNVLLNLFNTARRFNMEVQPQLVLLQKTLLYVEGLGRQLYPQLDLWTTAKPFLESWMRDQVGIPAVIRALKEKAPFWAEKLPELPELFYDSLQQHKLLQQSVDKLTNQMQAQRVRQGQSRYLFGVGATLLVSGTILLLGDVEVFPAWLIAAGIVSWVIGWKRTT, from the coding sequence ATGACCCCTGGCGAACTACGCCGCCTGTATTTGATCGTCCGCGTTTTTCTCAGCTATGGCCTGGATGAACTGATCCCCCAGATGCGCTTGACGTTGCCGCTGCGCGTGGGGCGCCGTCTGCTGTTCTGGATGCCAAACCGCCATGCAGACAAACCGCTGGGTGAACGTCTGCGTTTGGCCTTGCAGGAACTGGGGCCGGTATGGATCAAGTTTGGCCAGATGATGTCCACACGCCGCGACCTGTTCCCACCACAGATCGCCGATCAACTGACTCTGTTGCAGGACCGGGTTGCCCCCTTCGATGGTGCACTGGCGCGCAAGCATATTGAGTTGGCGATGGGCGGCCCGCTGGAAACCTGGTTTGATGATTTTGACCAGCAGGCGCTGGCTTCGGCATCGATAGCTCAGGTGCATACCGCACGGCTAAAAACGACCGGGCAGGAAGTGGTTCTGAAGGTGATTCGGCCCGATATTCGGCCGATCATCAAGGCTGACGTCCGCCTGATGTATCGTTTGGCGGCCTGGGTGCCAAAGCTGATGCCGGATGGTCGCCGTCTGCGTCCGCGTGAAGTGGTGCGCGAATATGAAAAGACCTTGCTGGACGAGTTGAACCTGCTGCGTGAAGCGGCCAACGCCATCCAGCTGCGCCGCAATTTCGACGGTAGCCCGATGCTGTATGTGCCGGAGGTTTACTCCGATTACTGCCGCGAAAGCGTGTTGGTCATGGAGCGTATCTACGGAATTCCGGTTTCGGATATTCCAACGCTGGAAAAGCAGGGCACCAACATGAAACTGTTGGCCGAACGCGGGGTTCAGGTGTTCTTTACCCAGGTGTTCCGCGACAGCTTCTTCCATGCGGACATGCATCCCGGTAATATTTTTGTCAGCTATGAGCATCCTGAAGATCCCTGCTATATCGGCATTGACTGCGGTATTGTCGGCTCGTTGAACAAAGACGATAAACGCTATCTGGCGGAAAACTTTATTGCCTTCTTCAATCGTGACTATCGCAAGGTTGCAGAACTGCACGTTGATTCTGGCTGGGTACCGCGCGACACCAACGTGGAAGATTTCGAATTCGCTATTCGCACGGTGTGTGAACCCATCTTCGAAAAGCCACTGTCGGAAATTTCGTTCGGCAACGTGCTGTTGAACCTGTTCAATACCGCACGCCGTTTCAATATGGAAGTGCAGCCCCAACTGGTGTTATTGCAGAAGACCTTGCTGTATGTTGAAGGTCTGGGCCGGCAGCTCTATCCACAGCTGGATTTGTGGACCACTGCAAAGCCGTTCCTGGAAAGTTGGATGCGCGATCAGGTCGGTATACCGGCAGTGATCCGCGCACTGAAAGAAAAAGCGCCGTTTTGGGCCGAGAAACTGCCCGAACTGCCTGAATTATTTTACGATAGCCTGCAGCAGCATAAACTGTTGCAACAAAGCGTTGATAAGCTGACCAATCAGATGCAGGCCCAGCGCGTTCGCCAGGGACAATCGCGTTATTTGTTCGGCGTTGGCGCTACACTGTTAGTAAGCGGTACGATTTTGCTGTTGGGGGATGTTGAAGTGTTCCCTGCGTGGCTGATAGCGGCCGGTATCGTATCCTGGGTGATTGGCTGGAAGCGAACCACCTGA
- the ubiE gene encoding Ubiquinone/menaquinone biosynthesis methyltransferase ubiE: protein MADQPQETTDFGFRTVARDEKQAMVADVFHSVAAKYDVMNDLMSFGIHRIWKRFTIDCSGVRRGQRVLDLAGGTGDLAAKFSRMVGEQGQVVLADINDSMLKMGREKLRDRGIIGNVNYVQANAEALPFPDNYFDCITISFGLRNVTDKDKALRSMFRVLKPGGRLLVLEFSKPLLAPLSKAYDAYSFHVLPKIGELVVKDPESYRYLAESIRMHPDQETLKGMMGAAGFDNVTYFNLTGGIVALHRGFKF, encoded by the coding sequence ATGGCAGATCAACCGCAGGAAACCACCGACTTCGGTTTTCGCACCGTAGCTAGAGACGAGAAGCAGGCCATGGTGGCAGATGTTTTTCATTCGGTAGCTGCAAAGTATGACGTGATGAACGACCTGATGTCGTTTGGTATCCACCGTATCTGGAAGCGTTTTACCATTGACTGCAGCGGCGTTCGCCGTGGGCAGCGGGTGTTGGATCTGGCCGGTGGTACCGGTGACCTGGCCGCCAAGTTCTCCCGCATGGTCGGTGAGCAGGGGCAGGTGGTACTGGCGGACATTAACGATTCCATGCTGAAGATGGGGCGCGAGAAGCTGCGCGACCGCGGCATTATCGGTAACGTCAACTATGTGCAGGCCAATGCCGAAGCGCTGCCGTTCCCGGATAACTATTTTGACTGCATTACCATTTCCTTCGGCCTGCGCAACGTGACCGACAAAGACAAGGCGCTGCGTTCCATGTTCCGCGTGCTTAAGCCGGGCGGCCGTTTGCTGGTGCTGGAGTTCTCCAAGCCGCTGCTGGCGCCGTTAAGTAAAGCCTATGACGCCTACTCGTTCCACGTGCTGCCGAAAATCGGGGAGCTGGTGGTGAAGGATCCGGAAAGTTACCGTTATCTGGCTGAGTCTATCCGCATGCATCCCGATCAGGAAACCCTGAAAGGTATGATGGGGGCTGCCGGCTTTGACAACGTGACCTATTTTAACCTGACCGGCGGCATTGTGGCCCTGCATCGCGGCTTCAAGTTCTGA
- the rmuC gene encoding DNA recombination protein rmuC — translation MDTSLVYGMGGVAIGLLLGWLIASLRVQQAQAQHETEQRLLEQSLQQAQQETAARQETLQRNEQQMRQTDLELRNLHSQLAAGHEKLQQLNHWRNECELLNQELRAQREVNSAQEAELREVTIRLEETRMAAEEKQRLLINSEQRLTTQFENLANRIFEHSGRKVDEQNKQSLDRMLLPLREQLDGFRRQVQDSFGQEARERHTLTHEIRNLQQLNAQMAREAINLTKALKGDNKTQGNWGEVVLSRVLEASGLREGHEYETQVNVRLDHQSRMQPDVIVRLPQGKDVVIDAKMSLVAYERYFNSEDEVEREAALSEHIGSLRGHIRLLGRKDYQQLPGLRSLDYVLMFIPVEPAFLLAIDREPELISEALKHNIMLVSPTTLLVALRTITNLWRYEHQSQNAQRIADRAARLYDKMRLFVDDMSALGQSLDKAQGSYRQAMNKLSEGRGNLIGQTEGFRALGVEVKRPINPLLAQQASAQHDEECEATGFDEVDALPGAEDDDSAEEPRSASQA, via the coding sequence GTGGATACCAGTTTGGTTTACGGTATGGGCGGGGTGGCAATTGGCCTGCTGTTGGGGTGGCTAATTGCCAGTTTGCGTGTGCAGCAGGCGCAGGCACAGCATGAAACCGAGCAACGGCTGCTGGAACAATCGCTACAGCAGGCGCAGCAGGAAACAGCAGCCCGGCAAGAAACGCTGCAGCGTAATGAACAACAAATGCGACAGACCGATCTGGAACTGCGCAATTTGCACAGCCAGCTGGCCGCCGGGCACGAAAAACTTCAACAGCTCAATCACTGGCGCAACGAATGCGAGTTGCTGAATCAGGAACTGCGCGCCCAGCGTGAGGTTAACAGCGCTCAGGAGGCCGAGCTGCGTGAGGTGACTATCCGCCTGGAAGAGACCCGTATGGCGGCAGAAGAGAAACAGCGTCTGCTGATTAACAGCGAACAGCGCCTCACCACCCAGTTTGAAAATTTGGCCAACCGCATTTTTGAACACAGCGGGCGCAAGGTTGACGAGCAGAATAAGCAAAGCCTGGACCGCATGTTACTGCCGCTACGTGAGCAACTCGATGGTTTCCGCCGCCAGGTACAGGACAGTTTTGGCCAGGAAGCGCGTGAACGCCATACGCTGACCCACGAAATACGTAACCTGCAGCAGCTCAATGCACAAATGGCACGCGAGGCGATTAACCTCACCAAGGCCCTGAAAGGGGATAACAAAACTCAGGGTAACTGGGGTGAGGTGGTGTTAAGTCGGGTACTGGAAGCCTCCGGCCTGCGCGAAGGACACGAATACGAAACCCAGGTCAATGTGCGGCTGGATCATCAGAGCCGTATGCAGCCCGACGTCATCGTTCGTTTACCGCAGGGTAAGGACGTGGTCATCGATGCGAAAATGTCGCTGGTGGCCTACGAACGTTACTTCAACAGTGAAGATGAAGTGGAACGCGAGGCGGCGCTGAGTGAGCATATTGGCTCGCTGCGTGGCCATATCCGCCTGTTGGGACGCAAGGATTACCAGCAGTTGCCCGGCCTGCGTTCGCTGGACTACGTACTGATGTTTATTCCGGTCGAGCCGGCTTTCCTGCTGGCCATCGACCGTGAGCCGGAGCTGATCAGCGAAGCGCTCAAACACAACATCATGCTGGTCAGTCCGACGACCTTGCTGGTGGCGTTGCGCACCATCACCAATCTTTGGCGCTATGAGCATCAGAGCCAGAATGCCCAACGCATTGCCGACAGAGCGGCGCGGTTGTATGACAAAATGCGGCTGTTTGTTGACGATATGTCGGCGCTGGGGCAGAGCCTGGACAAGGCCCAGGGGAGTTATCGCCAGGCGATGAATAAACTGAGCGAAGGCCGTGGTAATCTTATCGGCCAGACCGAGGGGTTCCGCGCTTTGGGGGTTGAGGTGAAAAGACCGATTAACCCGCTGCTGGCTCAGCAGGCCAGTGCGCAGCATGATGAAGAATGCGAGGCGACGGGCTTTGATGAAGTTGACGCGTTGCCCGGGGCGGAAGACGACGACTCCGCAGAGGAACCCCGCTCCGCATCGCAGGCATGA